A segment of the Trifolium pratense cultivar HEN17-A07 linkage group LG7, ARS_RC_1.1, whole genome shotgun sequence genome:
aactaataataataataatgaacatcttcatttcatttctttgtATTCCTTCATTTGTGTCATACAGTCATACAGCGCGACTGAAAAACAAAATCTGATGTGAAAAATAAATCCGCGAAACCCTAAAATTCCAAAAACAAAATCGAAACTTTAACAATGGCGATGATGACACGAAAACAACGCCGCATGATGGCGGAAGCAGCGGCGAACTCACCAAACACGGTTCTCCCTGAAGAACTCATGATCGAAATCCTTTCTCGAGTCGACTTGAACAATCCATTACAATTGAGATGCGTTTGCAAATGGTGGAAATCGCTTGTTGTTGATCCTCAATTCGTTGAGAATCATCTTCACAAATCTTTCACTGATATCTCCGATCTTGCTTCTAAGGCTATTGATCATATGAAATCTTTTGATTCAAATTATGTTTATcatcaagaagaagaaaatgaagatgatgatgatgatgatgatgatgatgatgatgaagatgaagaggaaaatgatgaagaagaaacagAGAAACGGTTGAGGATGAACAAGATTGCTCAATTGGATAATCTTTTGGTGATTGTTAGGTCTATTAAAGGGAATTTGGAAACTATGAAAGTTGATATGCAAGCTTTGAAGGATAGAATGAAATGTCTTCAAAGTTTTCTGCAGATTTATCTCAAGTCGGCAACagcttcttcatcttcatctgcTTAGTTCTGATTATCAATGGTTTCGATTTTCTTTTTTCGCTTTTTAGAAATGTTGCAACTTATGGTTTATTAGATTATCTTATATGGTTGCTTCTGGAGCAATGTTGGAGTAAAAATTAGTGATTTTGATGCCAATGTCTGTGTTAAAAAATGGTTCTTACTCTGATGTAAATAAATGATTAGTCAATTGAATATGAACTTCTTCAGCACGGACACTTTTGATATTAGGCGTGTTCGACATGTATTGATGCCTGACACAGATATGTCATTACGATTACGTGCAGTTCAAAGTTTTACCGACGTGTTTGACATTGTCGTGTCTGTGTCTGTGCTTCTTAGATGTGAACAATTGAACAAGTATGGTTCTTTGAGCTATTAGCATTGTCTTGTTAGTTGTTACTAATGtgagttaaattattattattttttgatcaaTTGGATTTTTAAATTACTATATGTTTTTGGCCTCTTTCTGGAGACtgaaatattttatagaattttttttgggaaaatattattataaacatgtcaatgttttaaaaaatagtttggTAAGTCATGTGCAGTTGTGGTGGAATTCAATCTTCCCTGctgttatgtttattttatcaGTTTTTGTATGATTTGAGGTGTGTTTACTTCTTCAACTTCTATCTAAATTGTTTAGTTTTTAGGCttaatttcacttttatttTGATTCATAACGTTAATTTCCCCCTTTTTGTCCTCTAAGTAGTGAGTATCCCAAACACTCAAATCCTAAAGATGGAGGCAAAAATTGCACAATCACGATACTTAAAATGCCAAACTTTGGAGAAAACTCATGAGAAGTTGTGGTTTATTGTTTAATGGGGGAAAATTAGGTGCCAAAGTTGTGCAATTTGAAATTGAGCAAAATTGTGTGTCAATTTATGTAGAGTTTGTCACAATTGTTTGTCACAATTGTTTGGCAACTAATTTCAGCATAAGCAAATGGAGCAGTTATTCTTCTGACTGTCCTAGATGTCCCAATTGTCATGAATCTTTGTCTCCACACATCCTTTTTGATTGTCACTTGTCTTGTTTGTAGGATTTCGATTCGTCTTTTGCGAAAACAACAAATGACTGAGCTCAGTCTCAACTCCTCTCAAACAACTACCGATTCTAAAATTTGGAAGAATATTTTCTTTGTTGCTTGTCATGAGTTGTGGACCTGGAGAAACAGTTGAATTCATGAAGAAAATTTACTAGGTACAAGGGATACCTCATCATTTATCATGAATAAAAGCGTTGCAAATTACTGAGGCACTAAAAAAATCATCTAAACTTTAAGCATGATCCCTGAATAATATGATGGGTGGCTGGACCAAATCTGAGTTGGATTGGATAATTGAATGTGGATGGATAGAGCTTCTAAAGAAAaagttttttcaattttatccccTTAGAGGTTAAATAACAAGTGTGTAAAAATGGAAAGTTCAGAAAAACATAGTTCCTTACTTAAAGTATGAACTCATATCACACTTTAACTAGCacattttaattagtttttgatCGATGTTATGTCACAACCGTTCCGGTGGCTAATCAAATTTGATGCACCACCAATGGTAGCTTCtgcaataaaaaatacaaaaaaccatatcaccTGCATCATTTTTGCACTATAAATAGAAGTCTTGGCACTAGGCGATTGAAAAGCTTATTTTCCCTTTTTGCTTACTGTTCCTTTCTTTATTATCTCattctatataaatttttgtcATGCTGTGCTGC
Coding sequences within it:
- the LOC123897951 gene encoding neurogenic differentiation factor 1-like, with the protein product MAMMTRKQRRMMAEAAANSPNTVLPEELMIEILSRVDLNNPLQLRCVCKWWKSLVVDPQFVENHLHKSFTDISDLASKAIDHMKSFDSNYVYHQEEENEDDDDDDDDDDDEDEEENDEEETEKRLRMNKIAQLDNLLVIVRSIKGNLETMKVDMQALKDRMKCLQSFLQIYLKSATASSSSSA